CGCGCGTGTGGCTGACGACCACGTCCCCCGCCCGTGGCGCGAGCTCGGGGACGATCTCCGCGCCGGGCGAGCCGTCCACCAGGGCGTTGCTCTGGCCGACCAGCTCGAACAGCGGACTGTTTGCGACAAGGTCCGAATAGTCGTCTCTGAAGCAGACGCGGGTGTAGAAGATCGGGATACCGCGCTCGCGAGCGCTGGCGAGGACGCCTGCCGTCCTCCCAACAACTCCGGTGCGCTGCACCATCTCGCCGTAGATCGCGCCGAATGCCCCTTCACGCGTCACGATGTCTCGCTGCCAGTGGACGGCGAGGACGGTGTCGATCTGTGGATGCATGGACATGCTCCTCCGTACGCAGGTGGCTGATCGCGCAATGTCGGAGACGGGCGACGGTCCCGGGCCAGCACGCGGGCGGTGGTCTCGGGTTCATCCAAACGGCCGACTCAGCGCGCTGGCGCGGCGCTCGACGGGATGCGCTCGGCGGGGATCGCCCACGACGTATCGGCTCCGTAGGGGTGGTCGATGTAGAAGCGCCACTCGCCGTTCGGCTGCCGGCGCATCACCTCCATCGCGTGGTGGTGCAGCTCGATCGGCTCCCCGTCACGCCCGGTGCCAGTGATCCGCCACTGGGATCGCACCAGCGCGTAGTCGCCGGCCCGCGTGACGTGGTGGATCGCCACGTCCATGTGCGGTGCGAGGCCGACGTAGTCCGCCATCACCTCGCGGATGCCCTGGTCGCCCCGGGCGACGGTACCCCCGAAGACGTCGAGCCGAACCACGCTTGCTTCAGGGTCGTAGAGCGCCACGCAAGCGTCCAGGTCCTGCGCGTTGAACGCTTCAGCCAGCAAGTAATCGACCTGCTCCGGCTCTCGTGCGGGCATGTTGGTCCTCCACTGGTGGTGCCTTCGCGGTGTCTTTTGCGCACCCAGCCAGCACGCCGGAGTTGCCGGCATGCTCGGGTGCCTCCGGACCTGGGTCAGACTGCCGGCGGGTAGGTCACGACACCGGCGGGATGTTGTGGCTGACGCGAAACAGGTTGCGGGGGTCATAGGTCGCCTTGATGGCGGCCCGCCGCTCGAGGTCTTCCTGCTTTGTCGTCCTGCTTCCAGGATGCCGGTCGCCCGGCGAGCAGGGCATCGCCCAAACGTGGATGCCGGGGTGGAACGATGGCATTCCCTGGTGTCAGGCGGTTGCCGGGGCGTCTGCCGATGGGCGCGAAGCGAGTGTGACCGGTCAGGAGCCCTGGAGGATGAAGTCGGGTCCCCGCCACGCCAACGCTGAGACGGGACCGCTTCGTTCCAGCCCGAAGCAAACTGGTGGCGCCCGGGTGAGCCTGTCGGCCAGGCCCGGGCGTCACGCTCGGCGGCCGCGACTATTGGGCGCGGTCCAGGACGATCGAGTTGATCGGCGTCAGGTCAACGTCGATGAACCTCGGGGTGTGCAAGAAGCCCTGGCAGCCCTTACCGTCGAAGCCGGTGCAGGTCCGTGCGACTGCCCCGTCCACCTGGTTGTTGAAGACCCGCTTCTCGCCGATCTGATTGCTCAGGTTGTGGGCGCCGTAGCTCCAAAAGACCAGCGACGGCCGGTCGCCGTTCCAACTGGCATTCGGGTAGACACAGACGGCACCGGCGGGGCAGCCGTGCCGCTCGTGCGTCCCCTCCTTGTCGCCCGGTTCGGGCGCGGCGTGGGCGCCCGCGGGCGTGAGCACCAGCGGAGCGA
The sequence above is a segment of the Chloroflexota bacterium genome. Coding sequences within it:
- a CDS encoding cysteine hydrolase codes for the protein MHPQIDTVLAVHWQRDIVTREGAFGAIYGEMVQRTGVVGRTAGVLASARERGIPIFYTRVCFRDDYSDLVANSPLFELVGQSNALVDGSPGAEIVPELAPRAGDVVVSHTRVAGTAGTDLIRQLRARDVMRVAILGVSTNLSVESTARNLADAGFDVYVVADCCTSSTQEAHDASIETLGLLTRKIVGADDLMTAFSGVGAA
- a CDS encoding nuclear transport factor 2 family protein, which codes for MPAREPEQVDYLLAEAFNAQDLDACVALYDPEASVVRLDVFGGTVARGDQGIREVMADYVGLAPHMDVAIHHVTRAGDYALVRSQWRITGTGRDGEPIELHHHAMEVMRRQPNGEWRFYIDHPYGADTSWAIPAERIPSSAAPAR
- a CDS encoding BBE domain-containing protein, with product MPSFHPGIHVWAMPCSPGDRHPGSRTTKQEDLERRAAIKATYDPRNLFRVSHNIPPVS